gaggagaaaaaaaggtaggtgaatatttttttgtttggatgtTGCGTGTTGCTGAATAAGCTGTGCATATTTTATGCTAAAGATCTTGAAACAAATGCCTAAACCTTATTAACTACttctattgagaaaaaaagtgacccAAAGCGGAAACATGGATCAGAGAGAAAAAGATTTGTTATAAGAGTTTTTGAAGGGAAGTGCTTGCTCTTTGTGATCTAGCAGAAATTCTGTTCTAAAGTTCACCAGAAACGAAGATTTGAAGATCATCGTAAAGAAAGACAGAAGTATCTATCAGTGTAGTCAACATCAATCAGCTAATCAGATTGGAGCACGGAACATTGATTAATATGTGCACGCTGTTACGCCATGTGGCGCAACAAAGACGGAAAAGGAACAGCTAATTATGATCGAGATGTGACTAAACGCGGCCATCTTACTCAAAATCCTacgaatttctgaaaaaaaatgaagaaataatgataaaaggAAAGGTGAATGTACGAGTGGGAAGAACTTCGTGTGCAAAGGCCTGATCGTAGTTCGAAAGCAGAAATATCTaagaagaactgaaaacaTTTCAGTCTTTCTGTCATGTGCAtgtttaatttatatttcagGATGCTGCCTTCATTGGAACTAAATGTAAAGAGGAACTTTgcaaaataatggaatataTAGACAGTTTGCAGTATCAAGATCGTGTAGACTACGGCTACATTTACAGATTGGTGGAAATGGTATTTCTGCTTGTTTGTATTGTGacattctttgttgtttttatttttgagtgtTACACAAATGCAATAATCAAGATTTCCCTTTGAGTGtaaaggcaacatatcacgaatttgatgtggtatggatttccgagggCCAAGAACTAAAACTCTCTCCTTGCATCAATGTAAACGGTTGGGTTCGGAATGCAGTTCCTTATGACGTCCACTATTGCAGTGCGCCACCATTACGCtgcgcccccgcctgcgattcgtcgaaaatccattcggacgccccgatgagccattcatttcattcgacgtaTCGCAGGCGAGCAGAGCCAcaggggtggcgcgttgcaacagaGGACGTCGttaggaaccgcattccgaatccgtctgtttacacttatgcagagagagatgagcgagatcccactCGTTTTTGCAATGCCCCGGTATGTTCTTTAACCCTCAGAAACCCTtgccacgtcagattcgtgatatgctgcctttaagctctTATCGGAATATAGAAATTCTTCTCCTGATGTAATTGAAGCTCAAAGCAGAACACTAAGTAATCCCCAGCATTCTTCAGTTTAGAAAAGTCATTAGTTATGCGAGGGTGAAACACATTGACTCTAATATTTTATTCTGGAGCTATTGATgagatgcaaaaaaattacacatgtttgttttgtttaagtGGCGGATGTTACTGTCTAAAATGGTTATTCGTGCCTTCGCTGCCGCGGTGAGTTGTCCTTGAACATACCTGAACAAATCTTGCAAGATCATCGGTTAGAGTTTGCAGAAAATCTGTTCCTCTGTCGTTGCCTGctggtttttctttcgctttacTTTTTCGTCTCTatcgtccagaactttctttcacGAGCAGGAGGCCTTTGCCAGGTTGAGGCTGGGAGCATTCTTAAGCTGACTTGGAAAAGTCGATCAAACGATGTTCTCATATTGCCACCAAAGAATTGAAGACGGTTTTCTGAAGCTACTCCACAAGGCCTTGCAGATAAATATTTCCCATGTCTCTCCGTTGGTATACCTGCGGCAATTTTTTGGTAAAGGTCTTTGTTATGGTACACCGTTGATCAAAGATAACCCAACAGTTGTCCAAGCATCTTTCGCTCTATAGTCGATCTTCTTTATCACTGTTGACGGTCCTGCCCACGTTTTGGATCCGTATATCATAATAAGGCTGACTGCGGAAACTCGCGGCTTGACTTCAATGCGGATGCATTTGGTCAAAAAGTTGAATACCGAGTTAGTTTTAGcacatttttgttgaatatCCCTCTTGTAGATGTTATCATTCTCGAACATACAGCTCGAAAATTATCAACGAATTCAGTAACTTCTTGAGACTGTCAAGAGAATCAGGATGTATCCATCCTGATTCTCTTGACAGTCTCAAGAAGATCCACATCTGCCCGTAGTGAATTATTGTAGTCTGTGCATTGCAGATCATTTGAATGCAAAGTTGACAAGATTTTGCATTTCAGCGCTGCTCGAAACGAATCTCACCACTTTGTTGGCGTACTCGGGATCGACTACAAGATGCGATAACTGTGCTAAACTGACATGAAAGAGACTGCTCaattgttcttcgcatgatgctGTCGCAATCTACATTCAACGTCAATCCATGAACGAGTTATTTTCATCATCTCATGGATCCCCGTCGGAGGACTTTCAGCATATCTGGGTTAATTCCATCGTTTCTGCTAAACTTTCCTGTCTTTATTTCTTGGATGCAGACTAGAATTCTTGCTCGGTCAGAGGATTCAACGTTAGTCGCGGTGTGCGTCAGTTATTAGATTTGGAAGAGCTCACTGAGAGACGGTTTGGCGATTCAGGAGGGTATTGAAATGTTCTCTCCAGATTCAGAGGGCTGTCTCACTGACAGCGACTCCTTCGGCAGCCTTGACTACAGGTGAGAACCAGGTGAATCATCGTGTTGCTATCCTGCTTTGATACAGTATAGCATTTTGTGATGTTCTTGTCCTTTCATACACTTTCAAATACCATCGCTTTTGACGTTCATTCGTTCTCACGAGATCTTTTCAGCTGCCGACGTCACTTCCTTCTCAGACACATCTTCTTGCTGAGATCACCAATAGCGAGGGCGACACATATGGAATTAGAAGATGTAGACTTACAAATACAGAACTATACATGTTGTCTCCGCAGTTGCAAAGACGAACTACTTCatcggcgaaaaaaaaaaaaacgagagcgCTTTCTTAGCAGCGTCCTGAATAAATTTAGTAACGGAGTCGGCCTCATCCAGTCCGTTCTTGGTCCTTACTCCAATTTTCATGGATaccctttgaaaaaattcctttctaCATTCCGCACCTTCAAACTTGTGATGTCGAGCTTCGCTTGATACCAAATTCTACGACTCTTTTCTGGATCCGCACCGCTTAACTGAGAAGAACGGGGGGTAGTCTGAGTTGAATGATCGGAagttctagattttcggataacCGGCAAAGAGATATTTGTGTGCAGACGTGATCGAGCTGTAGTTTAAAAGTTTGCTTCTGTTCTCTTGCTTGTTCTGCCCCCCTTTTGAAGGGGTTTATTCTTACCAAGTACGTTGAAGGCGTTGATGATTCCTCTTGAAATTGGAAGCAAATTGTCTAATCTCAAAGGAATACTAGACGATTCTCGCTTTCCAACATCATCGGGTTGTTTCGCATCTTTGTATTCGCGTCAAATTTGACTCGAAGACTTCCAATCCCCGCCTACTGACGTGATATCAAGGCATGCTTGTTGTAGTCTTCAGCAATTTCCGTACGTTCGTGAGGTGCTGTCAATTTAGAGCTCGAGTAATCGCCGATCCTACCTATCGATCCTATATCCTATCCTCGTACAAAGGCACATCATGACGACTTTAATCCGCATTTGTCCTCCAGGATGTTGTAGTCATTCCACACAGGCATAGCTTTGTTCAAATGCCCTATTTTCAAGGACAATTAAGCGTATTTGCAAGAATGTTCAAtaaatcggttttttttttcgaaacagcgTCATCACTTTTGGGACATTCCCTGTACTTCTTTTGAACTATTCACTAATTTTTCGTAAATGCTCATTTCAAACAGAGTGCAAGGTCAGAAGGAGGCGATGTCAACAATCCATACGACTGGGAACTTGGAGAAGACCCGACGCAATCAGAAACAGGGTACAATTTCACAGCTGCCTATGAAATGGCAAATCTATTCCGCACTTACAATTATTTCACTGACTATGGGTCAGGAAATTTCTAACAATATGCAGCTATCACAAGAGGATATCACTAGAATTCATTTTCCGGTTACGTTAGAGAATTGGCGGCATATCAATCATCCTCTTACCAAACTCTTCTCAACTGCCTTTTGTGATGATATTAGGCTGCACAGAAAAGTGTCACCATTTATCATTTGTGCTGCTTAATCTTTCTCACTCAGcttacaatagaaattaatcagTAACATAATCACAATTATTAATCACAACAGTGTCTAACCTAACGAGGAGGTCAGCGGGGGAACTGGAGAGACTGGAAATCAAAGAAGTCGCTGACTGCCCGTTCGGCTTCACCAAActtggtgaagattttcttaacTAGGAAAACCCTGAGGGCCCGGAATAAGTGGTAGTCTGAGGGGGCAAGGTCGGGAGAATAGGGGGGATAGGGCATCGTTGCTCTAACTTCTCCAGTTTTTCATCGTTCTCCTTTACTACATGGGGCCTGGCGTTATCGCACGCACGGAGGCGCACCGAAACTCGTCTCTGCCGTTTTTCTCGAACGGCGGATGCGAGCTTCTGGAGCTAACTAGCATATATGGTACCGGTGACGGTGTGGCCTTGTGGGAGCAGCTCATATAACAGTGTTCCCTTTGAATCCCAGAAGCAACAAAGGAGACACATATTGGGGTGAAGGTCCGATTTGGCTTGCTCGGGCCCAGGAGCCAACTCTCATTTCCAGTGATAAGTTCTTTGAGAAACTCCTTTTGATGCGGTCGAAAAAGGAGAGATTGATAAATGTATACCCGGGTAAACAGGGTGTTACTGTCAACGTGTGAGGGATCCATCGAGCCAGCACTTTTCTGTAGAGCCTGGAGGCGAATGACGAATGTTGAATGGCTACATCCGAGTCTCGTCGCAAGACTGCGGGTGTTGATCTCCGGATCCTCTTTGACAGCGGAGTCGTGTGGGCCAGCACTTTTCTGTAGAGCGGGGGCGTCCCGACCGGTGCTCGTCTTCGAAGTCGGTGCCTCCGCTTGCGAAGCGAGCATAGCACCACTTGACAGCCCTGATGGTAGTGTTGCCCTCGCCCAATCTGCTGTTGATGGTGCGGGCCACTGCCGTTGCTCCAATGTCGCCACGCCACTCACAGAAAATGAGAGCTCGAAATTGCTTTTGCGTAATTGACATCgtaattaaagttaaagtcTGTCCAACCTAATATTTTACTGCAGAAAACGtgatttactttaaaaaaagttctctaaatttgcaatttgatctctattttttcctctcaataGAAGGGAGAAACACACTCAGCATCGAATGCCTCCGAGTAACCGCAGACTGCAAGACGCCTATCCCCATTTCCTTGCCTGAGACCCATCCTTTTTCACTGAACTATGCTCCAATCGAAGGAGTGGTCACAAGTAGTTT
This window of the Necator americanus strain Aroian chromosome III, whole genome shotgun sequence genome carries:
- a CDS encoding hypothetical protein (NECATOR_CHRIII.G11758.T1), translating into MLASQAEAPTSKTSTGRDAPALQKSAGPHDSAVKEDPEINTRSLATRLGCSHSTFVIRLQALQKSAGSMDPSHVDSNTLFTRVYIYQSLLFRPHQKEFLKELITGNESWLLGPSKPNRTFTPICVSFVASGIQREHCYMSCSHKATPSPVPYMLVSSRSSHPPFEKNGRDEFRCASVRAITPGPM